AACATAAGTACTCACTGAATAAAGCTTTTGGAATGGATCTCTATTTTATTCTGGAATCATTGAGCTAACTGAAAAACAACcagtatgtttttttttaattctgttTCCTCAATTTCATTGCAACCTGGAGCTTTTAAAGGGCAGTTGGGAGAGTTGGGCCTTTAAGCCACTTCTTAAAACTACTTCTTTGATTAAGATATATCCAAATATCATATCCATGTGTCAAGTTTTGTCTATTAATAGTTCGGTAAGCACTTTGGGGTAGCTTAGTAACTTTATAagggctatataaatgcaaattgttattGTCAAGCAAATAAGATTTCCATCAACTGCTGCAGTTAAGTTTAATTGCGTTTAGTGTGGCATCATGGGAATGGGGTTAAAGTTGCTGGAGCAGGGTTTGGCCATTATGCTCCCTAGGGGGTGAGGCATATTTAGAGATGTCACAATTTACCACTTATTCCTTGGCAAATTTAATGGTATAATTGCTAGACTTATCCAAAGAGAGGTAATATTGTAGGTGCCTGATTTtaaaatcctgtcatggcagatggtataatttgaattcattaaaaaatCAGGCTTAAAAATTattgtgaaaccattgttgattgtaaaACCCCATTAGAACATCCGATATAGGAGCCATTTGGCCCAGTGAGTGTGCTCTGTCATTCAAGCATGGCTGATCCATTTGTCAAACCCAATCGCCTGCCTGCTCTCTctgacccttgatccccttattaatcaagaacctaaTTGCAAAGATTCAGAGGGACTCTGAGAACCTACCTCTTATTCCAAGGAAATGTAAGGAATCTTATTGGTAATGAAGTGGAaacttttgtattttttttacaTTGTTTTCTTTAATACTTATGGCTCCTTCTAGACTGCTGATTGTGTAAGACATAAAACATGAAATGTTTCCCTACAGACAGTAAATGTCCTTCACAATTCAAAGCATTGCCATTGTAACATAATGTAGAAATGCAAAATCAAGCAATTGCCTTCAATAAAATTGTATATTTCCACCTTATTCTCTGAACTCTGAAGTGAGCAGTATCATCTGAACTGAAAGGAGCTATTTTAATTCAGAGAAGTGAAGAAACTGTTAACTTTGAAatgaaaactgaaattgctggaaaaactctgaggtctggcagcatctgtgaagagcaatcagagttaacgtttagggtccggtgagccttcctcagaactggaacttcaacttttattagtcatagagatggacagcacagaaacagacccaacttgtccatgctgaccagatatcctaaattaatctagtcccatttgccaacacttgcccCCAATCCCTCaactcttcctatccatataaatatccaaataccttttaaatgctgtaattgtaccagcctccaccacttcctctggcagctcattccatacacgcaccaccctctgcataaaaatagttggcccttaggtcccttttaaatctttcccttctcaccttaaacctatgccctctagttttggactcgccaACGCAGTGAAAAGACCtggtctattaatcctatccatgccgctcatgattttataaatctataTCATTCTTTCAGAgtaaccctcagcctccgacactccagggaaaatagacccaCCCTATCCAGCATCTCCTTATTGACCAAACTCCCCAAAcctagcaacatctttgtaaatcttttctgggcccgttcaagtttcacaacatccttgcttataggaagtagaccagaattgcacgcaatattccaaaagtggcctaactaatgtcctgtacagctgcaacatgacctcccaacccctgtactccaTGTTCTGTCtgataaaagaaaacataccaaatgccttctccactatcctatctatctgcgactcaattttcaaggaattacaaacttgcattccaaggtctctttattcagcaacactccccataaccttaccgttaagtgtttaagtcctgctaagatttgcctttccaaaatgcagcacctcacatttatcaaaatgaaactccatctgccacacctcagcccattggcccatctgatcagggtCCTGTTGaactctaaggtaaccttctttgtggtgcactacatctccaattttggtgttatctgcaagcGTACTAACCAaagctcctatgttcacatccaaaacatttatgtaaatgacacaaagtagtggacccagcactattccttgtggcactccactggtcacaggcctccagtctgtaaagcaaccttccaccaccaccctctgtcttctacctttgagccagttctatatccaaatggctagttctccctgtatcccatgagatctaaccttgctaaccatggggaactttgttgaataccttactgaagtccacatggaTCACATTCACACTCTGCCATAACCAATCCTCTCTTTTTACTTCTGGATTGAGTActcttggaatttagaagaaggaGAGGGGATCTTACCGAAACATGGAAAGTTGTGAAGGGATTCGATAAGACTGAAGGAGGGAGATTTGCTTCCCACTTCCAGTGGAAACATAGCTTCAAAATAAGGGGGAATaggtttaggactgagttgaggagaaacttcttcacccagagggttgtgaaactttggaattccctgcccagtgaagtagtcaAGACTACCTcgctgaatgtttttaaggcaatgGTAGATCTTTGAACagtcaaggaattaagggttatggtgagagggcaggtaagtggagctgagtccatgaaatgatcagccatgatcttgaatAACAgaagatggcctactcctactcccATGTCTTATGAATAACCTTGAGTACAAGGATAGAGATAtgattattttgtttttttttgctaaaGCTGCTGTGTTCTTGCAGGTAGTGGCCAAATCCAGCTGTGGCAGTTCCTCTTGGAGCTGTTGTCCGATGGCTCCAACGTCAACTGCATCACGTGGGAAGGTGCCAATGGCGAGTTCAAGCTCATTGATCCAGACGAGGTTGCcaggaggtggggggagaggaagagCAAGCCCAACATGAACTACGACAAGCTGAGCCGGGCACTTCGGTATTACTACGACAAGAACATCATGACCAAAGTCCATGGCAAGCGCTACGCCTACAAGTTCGACTTCCATGGCTTGGCTCAGGTCTGCCAGCCCTCTGCCACCGAGCACACGCTGTACAAGTTCCAGAGTAACTTGGCTCACCTCCCCTTCTCGGGCATCCCCAAACTCAACCTCGTGACGTCCAATGTCTCCCCCTCCGGATTCTCCTATTGGCCGGGCTCCAGTCCCGCCCTCTACCCCGGCCACGGCCTGCAGCCCCCAACCCATTTCAGTCCGGTCGGCGGGTCTCACCTCGGCAGCATCAGCAACATCGCTGGCATCAACAACATGAACAACCACTATCattgagggggaaggtgtgtTTCGCAGGGTGTGAGTCACCAGGCTGTCAAAAAAAGCCCAATTTTTGCACCAGACTAATTAAATCCTGATCAAATCCCAGAATGCAAAGCAGAgataacacacgcacacacacacgcacatcacCACCAATTAGCAGCTTGCAAACTGAGACCCCAACAAGGCAGAGCTGTCTCCTCACAGTGCTGCCTCTTAAACGTCTCTAGTCAGTGACAATACCACTTGGCAATCCCAGCATTCGGTTTCTGCATCACTTGGAGCCTCTCTTAGAGTCACAGACTGAAAGAGCAAAgacagaggccatttggcccattggctGTGCTACTGCTCTTTGATAGACATTTCCAGTGATGCCCTTGCTAACCCCACAATTGCATTCCCCTTCCCGTATATACCTGACACTATTTTAAATGTGACTACTGAATCTGCTTTCTTTCAGGCATCACAACATTTGACTGCATGAATAAAATTCACTCCCGATCCCCAGTGACTCTCAAATCTGCGTCCTCTGGTCATTGACCTTCCTGTAAATAGAAGCAGTTTCTTCTTAGCAATTCTAATGGAATATTTCAACCAAAATCTCTTCAATTTACTTTGTAGTAGGGAGAATCACTGTGGTTTCTCTAGTCAACCCATTGTAATCACAGAGGTCCCTCATCCCCAGAATTAGAGACGCGAATGATGTTCTAAAACATGGGCACACCAAGTGAGGCTCATTTTGAAATAAGTCTTCCTTATTTTTGGTTTAAGAAAGCCAATGGCTGCTGATGTTTCTCACTCTGGGGAGAACGGGGTTTGATCCCCCTTACGTCACTGCTCTCCAGGTTAATCGCTTGGCTTCACGACCTTGGTGTGGTAATGCTCACAAATAAATTTACACAAATGCGTCCTTTTAAATTCCTGAAGCTTGAGCATCAACGCCGATGTTAGTGACCAAAGACTTAATGCTATCCTGCAAAATCCCACTGTTTTGACAAGGCTGGTGTGGGAGGGGTTAACCATGTGGATTAACCCCTGTTGTTAGACTGGCAGTTCTGAACCTGACACTGTCCTGGCTGCTAATACTACTGTAAATATGTACACACTACAAACTTATTCTGACTATGTCCTAGTGACTTTTGATGATTCAGAATACCTTTCTGGACATTTTATTCCTCTAAGTGTTTTGCTGCTTTTGGCAAAAAAAAATGTGTTTTCAAAAGAGACATCTACTTTGGGGGGCGGAGGGGGGGTAGTTTTTAGCTACGGTAATGTAAAATGGAGAAAaaacaggagattggcactaggtaatCACACCAGGATAggcataatgggccaaatggcctctttctgcaccataACAGGTCTGTGGTTTCTGTCAAAATAGGTCAGAATGAATCAAAAACTGGTTTGTTGCTCTCACTCAGTTTCCTCTACTGTTTGCTGCCACTCTTTCTTGCAATCCTACCACAAGGTCTATTTCACCTCAAGGAGTTGCTCATTTCCGAGTGTTTTAAATATTCTTTATCCTTTGAGTCAAAGCTTTCTGAGTCATTGTCTTTCTAATCTGATGCCTGATTGAGAAAAATCAgtgaggttagattagattccctacagtgcggaaacaggccctttggcccaaccagtccacacagacccatttcccccctgcctaatgcgcctaacactgtgggcaatttagcatagtaaATTCACCtgctctgcacatctttggattgtgggaggaaaccggagcacccggaggaaacccatgcagacacggaaaatgtgcaaactccgcacaatcacccaaggctggaatcgaacctgggacactggtgctatgaggcagcagtgctaaccactgagtcaccaggCCCACCCCCTCATTCTGAGTCCTGTGGTTTGGATGTAGATAAGGCCTGAGGCCTAATTGCTATGAAGTCTTAGGCCTTATTTTACGGAGGTTGGTGACTTTTGATCACCTATGGGCTATCTCTCCAGGCAGCTCACCTCAGGAAACATAGATGAAGGTTAGCTGGTGTAGTATTGGCCAAGCCCTGCGAttgggggtggggaaagagtcggtaggggggtgggggggtggggtggggaaagagTCTGGGAGGGGAAAGGTACGATGGGGGGAGATAGGAGATACTTAGCAAGTGTCCTCTCTGTCCTGAGCTATGGTGCCATGGTGGGAAAATTGTCTCACCAACATGCAAAACAAATATAAAGGCAAAAATGACCATGTATAGAGGAACCTCAATTTTCCGAAAGAACTGGGCGGGGTGTATTTTGTTCTGATAATTAaatgttcggataattgaatggtggataacacagtttagccaagcattgggaccttgcgatcttgttcggataatccgaaattcgaataattgaatgctggataattgaggttcctctgtagatcTGTCCCTGTGATGCAGGGGTGAACTTTGATTATATCCCCTGAATCTCCTCTGGGGGGGCCCTCCTCTGATCTTACAATTTCTATTGGATAAATGCTTCTTGATATGTGATGTCAATACGTTTAACTCCATGATTAAGTTAGATATTAAGTTATGACACTCCTCTGGAACAGTTTGGATTTCTGGTTTAGAGATGGAGTCTttaccattgcaccacagagtACCTGGGCTGTAATGAAAGTTAACTGAGCTCAAGAAGGGAAAGTTTCCATTTCCAAATGCCCCCATCTCTAGGCAAAACTGAAGTTATTGGGAGAAGGATATTTTGACAATATAGCTGGTCAAATGCTGCTTTGACAACAAGGGCAGATTCTCCCCTCCAGTCTTGAATTCATTGTTTTTGTTCATTTTTGGACAATGACTGTAATGAGTTTTAGAGCTACGTAATCCTGACAATACTAAAaccatctaggagaaagtgaggactgcagatgctggagatcagagtctagagtgtggtgctggaaaagcacagcaggtcaggcagcatccgaggagcaggagagtcgattcctgacgaagggcttatgccggaaatgtcgattctcctgctccccggatgctgtgtttttccaataccacactctTGAATATTAAAACCAAGGCTTGGTGACCAGGCTATTACTGTATATGAGCTGCTTCTGAGCAGGGCAAAGCGCCTCAGTCCAACACTTTGCCTCAGTGTTACCAGTAGACTTCTCGAGTGGTAGGTTTCCAGACTGGATCTGTCCTGATTTTTTGGGGTTGGATATGCTGGGTCATTTTGCCAAAGCAATGCCCAGTTGTATAACTGTCGTAGGAAGGGCTGGGCTTCATTATGGAGCACAAGTATTCAGTACTATCGGTGGAGTATTGCTGGCTTTTCAGCATCCAgtagccatttcttgatatcgcaAGGAGCAAATTGAAGACTGGCCTCGGTGATACTGGGACCTCAGGTGGAGGCTGGGATGGATGACCACTTGGTGTTTCTTGTTGAAGAGTAATGCTTGTAAATATTTAACTGCCCACCATTACTCTTATTTGGTTTTAGCAGGACTGTAGTTTTGGGCTGATGTGTTAGTTGGAGGATCACTGAGCTCTGTCTGTGGCACTTTACGTCCACTATTTGGCTTATCTGCAGTCCTGTGTTGGAATCAGTTTGGCACCTCAATATTAAGAAGCTTAGTGCTGTTCCTAGTACGCTATCCCGAGTATATCATTGAACCAGTTTTATTCCCTTGCTAGATGGTACATGAGATTGAGGGTTTGGTCCATGAGATTGATCCAATCTGATGGGTCATCAgcctttttgatttgatttgatttattattgttgcaTGCACCGAAGTacggtgaaaagttttgttttgtgtgcaggcagatcataccacacAAAGATTGAACAGAGCCAGGgatacaaggttacagctgcaaagaaggtgcacaaaagcaagatcaacattagatttgaaatttgaccggtccattcagaagtctaataatagTGGGGAGGAagatgttcttgaacctgttggtatgtgtgattaagcttttgtatcttctgctggatggaagagattataatggggtgggtggggggttctTTGATGAAGTTGGCTGCtgtttctgaggtaatgagaagTGTAGGTGGagccaatggatggaaggttggcttgtgtgatggactgggctgtgttcacagctctctgtaatttcttagtcctgggcagagcagttgccgtactaAGGCATGGTaatgctttctatggtacatACATAAAGGTTGGTGTGGGTGCTTATAGACACCCCGAATTTCCTTAGCCTGCTGtcgaagaagaggcattgttgtggcTTCTTGACCGTTGCATTATGAATGTCCAGCTTTGAGCTGGTTAATCAGTTTGAAGCCTATCCTATTTAACATAGTTTGGccccacacaacacaatagagctGCATTAAATATACCTGCCACAAGGTGGCCTATTTCTCCAATCTGTCAACATCTTCCTGACTGACAGGTTGACTTGAGGGGTATGACCCCTTCAGGCTGGTCTTTGGCTACTCTGTGGGACTCTTCCACCAATTTTGCTGCAAGTCTCGAGACAATTGTTTTGTGGGGGCCATCTGGGCTGGGTGCACCTTTGTCATAgggtcatagggatgtacagcatggaaacagaccctttggtcccatTCATCTTGAATATGCACCTAGCCCAAAGACAAGGGGTTCACCTGTCTTATTGATTAATTTATTTACATTGTTTTATTCAGTTTGCTACAATGGAGTAGCTTGTTAAGCCATGCCAAAACACAATTAGGAATCTATCACATTGCTTTGAGTCTGTAGTCACTTATAATCTGAACCAGGAAAACTAACTCAGTAGCTGAAGGGGTCAATGAGtattgggagaaagcaggaacaggtcattgaattggatgatcagccattattATATTGAACAccagagcaggtttgaagggccgaatagcctactcccgCTCCTATTTATTATGTTTTTTGTAAAACTGTGAACAGCTGGGCATGAAAGAACCA
The genomic region above belongs to Chiloscyllium punctatum isolate Juve2018m chromosome 10, sChiPun1.3, whole genome shotgun sequence and contains:
- the fev gene encoding protein FEV, translated to MKQAANCGSSLNPSGYNLMVKMYLPDAGHDNILKEGKHGTWGTLTPGVQKGSGQIQLWQFLLELLSDGSNVNCITWEGANGEFKLIDPDEVARRWGERKSKPNMNYDKLSRALRYYYDKNIMTKVHGKRYAYKFDFHGLAQVCQPSATEHTLYKFQSNLAHLPFSGIPKLNLVTSNVSPSGFSYWPGSSPALYPGHGLQPPTHFSPVGGSHLGSISNIAGINNMNNHYH